The Triticum aestivum cultivar Chinese Spring chromosome 3A, IWGSC CS RefSeq v2.1, whole genome shotgun sequence genome includes a region encoding these proteins:
- the LOC123062155 gene encoding putative pre-16S rRNA nuclease, with protein MRLLKAEELFRKLLEGGSKKQPRLLGLDVGSKYVGLAVSDQKNRIALPLSVLGRTKTNINLMADDFKTLVENYSLAGLVVGYPFNLQGQSSPDASQVSLLVGELCKTGKLDDLSYTYWDENFTSKCVEALLNPLKLNDPVETKTMTDKFAAVCILQGYLDNMNRALRSADKCDSASGQ; from the exons ATGAGGCTGTTGAAAGCGGAGGAGTTGTTCCGGAAATTGCTTGAGGGTGGGTCCAAGAAGCAGCCTCGGCTTCTCGGGCTCGATGTTGGTAGTAAGTACGTTGGGCTGGCAGTTTCTGATCAGAAAAACAGGATTGCCTTGCCTCTAAG TGTCTTGGGTAGGACAAAGACAAACATTAATTTGATGGCAGATGATTTCAAAACACTG GTTGAAAACTATTCCCTTGCTGGGCTTGTTGTGGGTTATCCATTCAACCTACAGGGTCAATCTTCTCCAGAT gcATCACAAGTAAGCCTTCTTGTAGGAGAACTTTGTAAAACTGGGAAACTTGATGATTTGAGCTACACATATTGGGATGAAAATTTTACCTCAAAG TGCGTAGAAGCCCTTTTAAATCCTCTGAAACTAAATGATCCAGTTGAGACCAAAACAATGACAGATAAATTTGCTGCAGTTTGCATACTCCAG GGTTATTTAGATAACATGAACAGGGCATTGAGATCTGCAGATAAGTGTGACTCAGCTTCTG GTCAATGA
- the LOC123062154 gene encoding isopentenyl phosphate kinase, with protein MAEAARKPRPVRCIVKLGGAAITNKGELESIDEESLRSACAQLRQAMSDGAAPEKARGMDWSRRPGDPADPVVDAEGFAGMAGLGLDSNFVVVHGAGSFGHFQASRSGVHKGGLHSTLVKAGFVATRISVTSLNQEIVRALAREGIPSVGMSPFACGWSTQRRNLASANASQIIESLHAGFVPVLHGDAVLDESLDCTILSGDVIIRHLAQLLTPKYVVFLTDVHGVYDRPPTDPNAVLLKEIEVDDNGGWSIVKPALQGNRKGVEISVAAHDTTGGMETKILEAAVIARLGVDVYITKVDTEHSLRALKGDVNTSSDDWLGTVIRAAK; from the exons ATGGCGGAGGCGGCACGGAAGCCCCGCCCTGTCCGCTGCATCGTTAAGCTAG GCGGAGCGGCCATCACGAACAAGGGGGAGCTGGAGAGCATCGACGAGGAGAGCCTGCGGTCGGCGTGCGCGCAGCTGCGGCAGGCCATGTCCGACGGCGCCGCCCCGGAGAAGGCTAGGGGGATGGACTGGAGCAGGAGGCCCGGCGATCCGGCCGACCCGGTCGTGGACGCGGAGGGGTTCGCGGGTATGGCGGGGCTGGGTCTCGACAGCAACTTCGTCGTCGTCCACGGCGCAG GTTCTTTTGGCCACTTCCAAGCAAGTAGATCTGGAGTACATAAAGGAGGGTTGCATTCAACGCTGGTGAAGGCTGGCTTTGTGGCTACAAGAATTTCA GTGACTTCTCTCAACCAGGAAATTGTTAGAGCCTTGGCAAGAG AAGGAATACCGTCTGTTGGGATGTCACCATTTGCTTGTGGATGGTCTACTCAGCGAAGAAAT CTTGCATCAGCCAATGCTTCTCAAATCATTGAGTCGCTCCATGCTGGCTTTGTCCCT GTTTTGCACGGAGATGCTGTTCTTGATGAATCGCTG GACTGCACCATATTGAGTGGGGATGTCATTATACGCCACCTTGCACAGCTTTTGACTCCAAAATATGTCGTGTTTCTG ACAGATGTTCATGGAGTATATGACCGTCCTCCAACTGACCCCAATGCAGTACTTCTCAAAGAGATAG AGGTAGATGACAACGGAGGCTGGTCGATTGTAAAACCTGCATTACAAGGCAACAGAAAAGGAG TGGAGATATCAGTAGCCGCACACGACACTACTGGAGGAATGGAGACCAAAATACTGGAAGCTGCCGTGATAGCTAGGCTTGGAGTTGATGTGTACATTACAAAG GTTGATACTGAGCACTCCCTGAGAGCCTTGAAGGGGGATGTGAACACAAGCTCGGACGATTGGCTTGGAACTGTTATACGCGCTGCCAAATAG